In one bacterium BMS3Abin11 genomic region, the following are encoded:
- a CDS encoding pyridine nucleotide-disulfide oxidoreductase: MKKNIVIIGNGFASLFLIGYFLVLPVFPFFISFFRRVYSRYDIMLIGNGQFIYFPAIPEFIIGKKSKKGITIDIRSFLKRRNIRFIDDMVTDIQDGGRTVITTKGSYSNDALFIGTGPAFMVDDIPGTREHTYSPCSGPDTMEAFVEKLNSLSEGIVYVGFKLNKRDGFVAGRGGQMYECATLLDFALKRRGVRDKFEIHLFSPNLEPGATGAITDRLLERGIILDYGYEPAEFVKGGLRDTDGTTRKADLVLFTPGIIAPEWVDKSCLPVSVGGHIDVDRYGQVKGLDNVFAAGDCSNHENPPPWVPHQAHMAQLRSESAAKNLKSVLEGNEPSDTYRFELSCILNMENDGMWLHAASDDKPPFWGIFPKHSKKLITVKNMFEHIYLFYLRYL; encoded by the coding sequence ATGAAGAAAAATATCGTTATTATCGGCAATGGTTTTGCATCGTTGTTTTTGATCGGATACTTCCTGGTGCTGCCTGTTTTTCCTTTCTTCATCTCCTTCTTCCGGAGAGTTTACTCGCGTTATGACATCATGCTAATTGGCAACGGCCAATTCATCTACTTTCCTGCCATACCAGAATTTATCATAGGGAAAAAATCAAAAAAAGGCATCACTATAGACATTCGTTCCTTCCTGAAGCGAAGAAACATTCGCTTCATCGATGACATGGTAACCGACATCCAGGATGGCGGCAGAACCGTGATTACAACAAAGGGAAGTTATAGCAACGATGCCCTGTTCATCGGTACCGGCCCGGCATTCATGGTGGACGACATTCCTGGTACCCGTGAACATACTTATTCACCCTGCAGCGGGCCGGATACGATGGAAGCATTTGTCGAGAAACTAAACAGCCTGTCGGAAGGTATCGTCTACGTCGGCTTCAAGCTCAATAAACGTGACGGATTTGTCGCCGGTCGTGGTGGACAGATGTATGAATGTGCCACCCTGCTGGATTTTGCCCTGAAAAGAAGAGGTGTCAGGGACAAGTTTGAAATTCACCTGTTCTCACCCAACCTCGAACCGGGTGCTACCGGTGCGATAACTGACCGATTGCTGGAGCGTGGCATTATTCTCGATTATGGTTATGAACCGGCAGAGTTTGTAAAAGGTGGATTACGGGACACTGATGGCACTACCAGGAAGGCCGACCTTGTACTGTTTACACCCGGTATAATCGCACCTGAGTGGGTAGATAAATCCTGCCTGCCAGTCTCGGTCGGCGGGCATATCGACGTCGACAGATACGGACAGGTTAAGGGTCTGGATAATGTGTTTGCCGCGGGCGATTGCAGTAACCATGAAAACCCCCCGCCCTGGGTCCCGCATCAGGCCCACATGGCGCAGCTACGCTCTGAATCAGCAGCTAAAAACCTGAAATCTGTGTTGGAAGGGAATGAGCCTTCCGATACCTATCGATTTGAGCTTTCCTGCATTCTGAACATGGAAAACGACGGCATGTGGTTGCACGCCGCCAGTGATGACAAACCACCATTCTGGGGCATTTTCCCCAAACACTCGAAGAAGCTCATTACCGTTAAAAATATGTTTGAGCATATTTATCTGTTTTATTTGCGTTATCTGTAG
- the cfa gene encoding cyclopropane-fatty-acyl-phospholipid synthase, producing the protein MISSEKKQEPLVDTALPGSSAVMSSDYSAKLGAEIISTIMTGYNGSVAIRLWDGTLAHGTPSALCIIIFRTPAALGDLLLHRNLLRLADSYLTNDIDVEGDFESLFDLRTHLSSRDLSLGTRLNLMFKALRLPGEHRNASIKKWRAKLTAHRNSKASISHHYDVSNEFYRLWLDPEMVYSCAYFHTEQQSLADAQTDKLDILCRKLRLQPGQALLDIGCGWGALAIHAARHYGVTVHGITLSEEQQHFAVNRVRDEGLEQQIQIELRDYRDLPDEGCYDRVVSVGMFEHIGIKNFPTYFNKVKSVLKPDGLFLNHGITSETGWQRTPLTRFMNRYIFPDGELARISTVIEAMENAGFETLDVECLRRHYALTLRKWIANLERHREQAIHHSSEVTYRLWRLYMTGCAYYFDEGDIGLHQVLVGHRHQVQPVPLCRDDIYTNHKERQGPTFLT; encoded by the coding sequence ATGATTTCTTCAGAGAAAAAGCAGGAACCACTTGTGGATACTGCGCTGCCAGGGAGTTCAGCAGTAATGTCATCAGATTATAGCGCTAAACTCGGTGCAGAAATTATCTCTACGATTATGACTGGGTATAACGGGTCTGTTGCTATCAGGCTGTGGGACGGCACACTGGCACATGGAACGCCCAGCGCACTCTGTATCATCATTTTTAGAACGCCCGCTGCTTTAGGAGACCTGTTGCTCCACCGTAATTTATTACGTCTGGCAGATTCCTATTTGACCAATGATATTGATGTGGAAGGTGATTTTGAGTCTTTGTTTGATCTCAGGACGCACCTGAGTAGCCGGGATCTGTCACTGGGGACTCGGCTAAACCTGATGTTCAAGGCTCTGCGCCTGCCCGGGGAGCACAGGAATGCTTCAATTAAAAAGTGGCGCGCCAAATTAACTGCGCATCGCAATTCCAAAGCCAGTATCTCACATCACTACGATGTCAGTAATGAATTCTATCGACTCTGGCTTGATCCTGAAATGGTGTATTCCTGCGCGTATTTCCATACTGAACAACAGTCTCTCGCTGATGCGCAGACCGATAAACTGGATATCCTGTGCCGAAAGCTACGTTTACAACCGGGTCAGGCCCTACTTGATATTGGTTGTGGTTGGGGTGCTCTGGCCATACATGCTGCCCGGCATTATGGCGTTACTGTCCATGGCATAACACTAAGCGAAGAACAACAGCATTTTGCAGTAAACAGGGTGCGAGACGAAGGCCTGGAACAACAGATACAGATTGAATTACGTGATTATCGGGATCTACCCGATGAAGGTTGCTACGACCGAGTAGTCAGTGTCGGTATGTTTGAGCATATTGGGATCAAAAACTTTCCAACCTATTTTAATAAGGTTAAAAGCGTATTGAAACCTGATGGACTGTTTCTGAATCATGGCATCACCAGTGAAACCGGCTGGCAGCGTACACCACTGACACGTTTTATGAATCGTTATATCTTTCCGGATGGTGAACTGGCTCGAATTAGCACCGTTATCGAGGCAATGGAAAATGCAGGTTTTGAAACACTGGATGTAGAATGTTTACGCAGGCACTATGCTCTCACATTGCGTAAATGGATAGCAAATCTGGAACGGCATCGTGAGCAGGCAATACATCATTCCAGCGAGGTGACGTATCGTTTATGGCGTTTATATATGACCGGCTGTGCGTACTACTTTGATGAAGGCGACATTGGCCTGCATCAGGTGTTAGTTGGCCACCGCCATCAGGTGCAGCCCGTGCCTTTATGCAGGGACGATATCTACACCAATCACAAAGAAAGGCAAGGGCCAACATTCCTTACTTAA